The following are from one region of the Candidatus Hydrogenedentota bacterium genome:
- a CDS encoding sulfatase, producing the protein MAAGIGRGQAEKSSAPPNILFVFSDDHALQAIGAYGSRINQTPNIDRIAREGALFLRNSCGNSICAPSRATVLTGKHSHANGMRSNADTFNGDQTTFPKLLQHAGYATALIGKWHLVTDPTGFDHWEILPGQGTYYNPDFIGPAGKRRIEGYVTDIITDLAIDWLDRGRDPDKPFLLMCQHKAPHRTWAPGPKHLTLYEDVSIPEPPSLFDDYANRAPVLAGNEAMIGKHLMFDYDLKVPGLNTPDALGRDMKNGETERMTPEQKARWDVAYGPSNEAFLKQNPQGDDLVRWKYQRYIKDYLRCVASVDDNVGRLLNYVDEKGLAENTIVVYSSDQGFYLGEHGLYDKRWMYRESLAMPLLVRWPGQVKPGTRVERLTQNIDYAPTFLEAAGLVPPADMHGRSLVPLLKGQTPSDWREAIYYHYYEVGEHNVPRHEGVSTERYKLIHYYDADQWELFDLDKDPGEMRSVYGDSAYAKVVSEMKQRLADLKRTYSIPQPDAASAPPSKNS; encoded by the coding sequence ATGGCAGCGGGCATCGGCCGCGGCCAGGCCGAAAAATCGAGCGCGCCCCCGAACATTCTATTCGTTTTCAGCGACGATCATGCGCTGCAGGCAATCGGCGCCTACGGTTCGCGCATCAACCAAACGCCAAACATCGACCGGATTGCGCGTGAGGGCGCGCTGTTCCTTCGCAACTCGTGCGGCAACTCCATCTGCGCGCCCAGCCGCGCCACGGTGTTGACCGGGAAGCATAGCCACGCGAATGGCATGCGGAGCAATGCCGACACTTTTAACGGCGATCAAACGACGTTTCCGAAATTGCTGCAACACGCAGGATACGCGACGGCGCTGATCGGCAAGTGGCATCTCGTGACCGATCCGACGGGGTTCGACCATTGGGAGATTCTCCCGGGCCAGGGGACATATTACAACCCCGACTTCATCGGTCCCGCGGGAAAGCGCCGTATTGAAGGGTATGTAACGGACATCATCACGGACCTGGCGATTGACTGGCTCGACCGCGGGCGTGACCCGGACAAACCGTTCCTGTTGATGTGCCAGCACAAGGCCCCGCACCGCACGTGGGCGCCCGGTCCCAAGCACCTGACGTTGTACGAAGATGTCTCGATCCCCGAACCGCCGAGTTTGTTTGACGACTATGCGAACCGCGCGCCGGTGCTCGCCGGGAATGAGGCGATGATCGGCAAGCATCTGATGTTCGACTACGACTTGAAGGTCCCGGGCTTGAACACTCCAGATGCGCTCGGCCGCGACATGAAGAACGGCGAGACCGAACGCATGACGCCCGAGCAGAAGGCGCGCTGGGATGTCGCGTATGGCCCGTCGAACGAGGCGTTCCTGAAACAGAATCCCCAGGGCGACGATCTCGTGCGATGGAAATACCAGCGCTACATCAAGGACTACCTCCGCTGCGTTGCGTCTGTGGACGACAACGTGGGGCGTCTCCTGAATTACGTCGACGAAAAAGGCCTGGCCGAGAACACGATCGTTGTCTACAGCTCCGACCAGGGGTTTTACCTTGGCGAACACGGGCTTTACGACAAGCGCTGGATGTACCGCGAATCGCTGGCAATGCCGTTGCTCGTTCGTTGGCCGGGCCAAGTGAAGCCCGGCACGCGCGTCGAGCGGCTAACGCAAAACATCGATTACGCGCCGACGTTTCTTGAAGCGGCGGGGCTCGTCCCCCCAGCGGACATGCACGGACGCAGTCTTGTACCCTTGCTCAAAGGGCAGACGCCAAGCGATTGGCGCGAGGCCATCTACTACCACTACTACGAAGTCGGCGAGCATAACGTCCCACGCCACGAAGGCGTGAGCACGGAGCGGTACAAGTTGATTCACTATTACGACGCCGATCAGTGGGAGCTGTTCGATCTCGACAAGGACCCGGGCGAGATGCGCAGCGTGTACGGCGATTCCGCGTATGCGAAGGTTGTTTCGGAAATGAAACAGCGACTCGCCGATTTGAAGCGCACGTATTCGATACCACAGCCGGACGCGGCATCCGCGCCGCCCAGCAAGAACTCGTGA